The proteins below are encoded in one region of Pseudomonas putida NBRC 14164:
- a CDS encoding TniQ family protein, with translation MFGLLINPRPHQDESLLGYLQRLAKANGLPRKELLTAFARADETDVADWLQMMEGPLSWPAVSAEFRDPRPKGVKLWTTHHARYCPICLGEAGYWRESWGLTLVTTCSVHGTELHGRCPNCLKETDPSAMSANSCQACGTSLSGTNFEIAPASDTAAWLTSGFEDRFYADSLPADAGLAALTYEQFHELSSRLAVRSLPTERTQPLKVADSGSLEISRLMANAAGVVLMNWPLAFRELLSGLKAVHSDNEHWTLSRSFGPIYHDIHRDLDDSCFDFLRREFESFLQHAWEAPLAKRNRNLSEETIERHRWVSFDSAAEACGLGVSVIKRLHQEGQIAYREKVHEDRVFTVVDLDHLKAISQHLQGVADMKETSTLLSLCRNRVRQLLAGGTLQFFGGEPRPGERWLIDCRSINELIDEKLPTSSDQSLVSINYLAKHSLPKGGGLVELVQAIRAGELRAYGPAENGSVAVGAWLLKPQDFAAWQQARAENKSPVFPGLSVVKAAALLGVKEQCAYAFVRLGLLWSTAVERGRRTQLMVKPQAIDRFRRGYILGPEIAVYLGKSTREAFKHLWEARFRPVAGPSIPNAACRQYVWVRSKKLIDYLASEAAQIDDPEAITFLSTPIAQPRDCRFRHVGSR, from the coding sequence ATGTTTGGTCTTTTAATCAACCCACGACCACACCAAGACGAAAGTCTTTTGGGGTACCTGCAGCGCCTGGCGAAAGCCAACGGATTACCCAGAAAGGAACTGCTCACCGCCTTTGCACGAGCCGACGAGACCGATGTTGCGGACTGGCTGCAGATGATGGAAGGACCACTGAGCTGGCCTGCGGTATCTGCTGAGTTTCGTGATCCAAGGCCCAAGGGGGTCAAGTTATGGACGACTCATCACGCTCGTTACTGTCCGATCTGTTTGGGCGAAGCCGGTTATTGGAGAGAAAGCTGGGGCTTGACCCTGGTTACGACGTGTTCTGTCCACGGCACTGAACTCCACGGGCGGTGCCCCAACTGTCTGAAGGAAACCGATCCAAGCGCAATGAGTGCGAATAGTTGCCAAGCGTGTGGCACCTCATTGAGTGGGACCAATTTTGAGATCGCGCCGGCGAGTGATACGGCCGCCTGGCTCACCTCTGGCTTTGAAGATAGGTTTTACGCCGACTCGTTGCCAGCTGACGCGGGATTGGCGGCCCTCACCTACGAACAGTTTCACGAGTTGTCATCGCGTCTCGCTGTCAGAAGTTTGCCTACGGAAAGAACCCAGCCGCTGAAGGTTGCTGATTCGGGTTCGCTAGAGATATCGCGGCTTATGGCAAACGCGGCGGGCGTGGTTCTCATGAACTGGCCTCTCGCATTCAGAGAACTGCTGAGTGGCCTCAAGGCAGTCCATTCCGATAACGAACATTGGACGCTCAGCAGATCGTTCGGCCCGATATACCACGACATCCACCGTGATCTGGATGACTCTTGTTTTGACTTTCTTCGTCGAGAGTTCGAATCATTTCTGCAGCATGCGTGGGAAGCACCGTTAGCGAAGCGAAATCGCAATTTGAGTGAGGAGACGATTGAGAGACATCGTTGGGTGTCGTTCGATTCTGCTGCTGAAGCTTGTGGTCTCGGGGTATCAGTCATAAAACGCCTTCATCAGGAGGGACAAATCGCCTATCGGGAGAAGGTCCATGAAGATCGAGTCTTTACGGTCGTGGACCTGGATCATTTGAAGGCAATCTCGCAGCATCTCCAGGGCGTGGCTGATATGAAAGAAACCTCGACTTTGCTAAGCCTCTGTCGCAATCGGGTTAGGCAGCTGCTAGCTGGTGGTACCCTCCAGTTCTTTGGTGGAGAACCGCGCCCAGGCGAAAGGTGGCTGATTGACTGCCGCTCGATCAACGAATTGATTGATGAGAAGCTGCCTACCAGCTCTGACCAGAGCCTGGTGTCGATCAACTACTTGGCCAAGCATTCTCTGCCCAAGGGGGGTGGGTTGGTCGAGTTGGTTCAGGCAATACGTGCAGGTGAACTTCGCGCTTACGGCCCAGCTGAGAATGGCTCGGTTGCGGTAGGGGCGTGGTTACTCAAGCCGCAAGATTTTGCAGCGTGGCAACAAGCCCGAGCTGAGAACAAGAGTCCGGTCTTTCCCGGCCTGTCGGTAGTCAAGGCTGCTGCGCTGTTAGGCGTCAAAGAACAATGCGCATACGCGTTCGTTCGACTGGGTCTGCTATGGAGCACTGCTGTCGAACGAGGCCGGCGTACGCAATTGATGGTTAAGCCTCAAGCCATCGACAGATTCAGGCGTGGCTATATCTTGGGACCGGAGATTGCGGTGTATTTGGGGAAGTCGACCAGGGAGGCGTTCAAGCACCTTTGGGAGGCCAGGTTTCGCCCCGTTGCGGGGCCATCCATTCCAAACGCGGCTTGCCGGCAGTACGTTTGGGTAAGAAGCAAAAAGCTGATCGATTACCTCGCAAGTGAAGCCGCCCAGATCGACGATCCTGAAGCCATCACGTTTTTATCCACACCGATCGCTCAGCCTCGTGATTGCCGATTCAGGCATGTGGGATCAAGATAG
- a CDS encoding histone-like nucleoid-structuring protein, MvaT/MvaU family, giving the protein MSRLAEFRLLEQQLAAQLAELEALKNDSALKQEMEFETKLRSLLNEYGYGLRQVVLILDPQAVASTDMAPKTSRKPREVKVYKNPHSGEVVETKGGNQRTLKAWKNEYGAEVVESWLAN; this is encoded by the coding sequence ATGTCCCGTCTCGCTGAATTCCGCCTGCTCGAACAACAGCTCGCAGCCCAACTGGCGGAGCTGGAAGCGCTGAAAAATGACTCTGCCCTGAAGCAGGAAATGGAATTTGAAACGAAGCTGCGCAGTTTGCTCAACGAGTATGGCTACGGCCTGCGCCAAGTGGTGCTGATCCTCGATCCGCAAGCGGTGGCTTCCACTGATATGGCCCCAAAAACCTCTCGGAAACCACGCGAAGTAAAGGTCTACAAGAATCCACACAGCGGAGAGGTTGTTGAGACCAAGGGTGGTAATCAGCGTACGCTTAAGGCCTGGAAAAACGAGTATGGCGCTGAGGTAGTCGAGTCTTGGCTCGCCAATTGA
- a CDS encoding TIGR04255 family protein, whose protein sequence is MSEREGVLARAPLIYALSVIRFAPILKLPKLIPDIQHTIRQSLPGFFQMVKGVPPGVMHSGEPNSWAFLNRDADYACVLAMDHMILQSTNYLHFDNHLALFRECIEALVGQAGALDITAIGMRYVDKIEPAEGETLADYLPEAMLPLKCDELAAHGKVPKEQLGISTTTYHLDPEYLHIRCWRQTGMWIPEDLVEPAMVFEIAKQSRNSSKHGAPLQGAFVPVSENGALLDTDAHWPLQLAERLGTEEICTRLDGLHKTANFAFRTVAKDHAFEVWGKAK, encoded by the coding sequence ATGTCAGAACGCGAAGGGGTCTTAGCAAGGGCGCCGCTTATCTATGCGTTGAGCGTAATCAGATTTGCCCCGATTCTTAAGCTGCCAAAGCTGATCCCAGACATTCAGCACACGATCCGTCAGAGCCTCCCGGGCTTCTTCCAGATGGTCAAGGGCGTGCCGCCTGGAGTGATGCACAGCGGAGAACCGAATTCTTGGGCGTTCCTTAATCGGGATGCTGACTACGCGTGCGTGCTGGCCATGGATCACATGATCCTGCAAAGCACAAATTATCTTCATTTTGATAACCACTTAGCGCTTTTCCGTGAGTGCATTGAGGCGCTGGTAGGGCAAGCAGGTGCATTGGATATCACCGCTATCGGGATGCGGTACGTCGATAAAATTGAACCAGCTGAAGGTGAGACCCTAGCCGACTACCTTCCGGAAGCCATGCTCCCACTTAAATGCGATGAGCTAGCGGCGCATGGGAAAGTCCCCAAGGAGCAGCTTGGAATCTCTACTACCACCTACCATCTAGATCCGGAGTATCTGCACATCAGATGCTGGCGGCAGACTGGTATGTGGATACCGGAAGATTTGGTCGAGCCGGCCATGGTTTTCGAAATTGCTAAGCAATCGAGGAATTCATCCAAGCATGGTGCTCCTCTGCAAGGTGCATTTGTGCCTGTTAGCGAAAATGGTGCTCTTCTCGATACGGATGCGCATTGGCCGCTGCAGTTAGCCGAACGACTGGGAACCGAGGAGATCTGCACGAGACTCGACGGTTTGCATAAGACTGCTAACTTTGCTTTTAGGACAGTCGCGAAAGATCATGCCTTTGAGGTTTGGGGGAAGGCGAAATGA
- a CDS encoding transcriptional regulator: MTTAMNGQWIDPTGAAVSRSSTWENPEIAPRVGSTTANPVLAIAFTAMLAVSVVVAPGTASLPYPQLIGSAGMSFHGVHAGAWTEVDTSQDANVTEDVAPALIEELRSDFKLSDSSIAQIFNVSRQTVYNWRTGKTATGFPERLAALTEALRQVNAEEAQYLHRVLFYPTADGRLIQDALSDEAWNRNGAKGVYGMVAELAGKAQQLRDRDLKTIARLEKSGGSNLV; this comes from the coding sequence ATGACTACAGCAATGAATGGGCAATGGATTGATCCTACCGGGGCTGCTGTAAGCAGATCTTCTACTTGGGAAAACCCTGAAATTGCTCCGCGTGTAGGTAGCACGACAGCAAACCCTGTATTGGCGATTGCTTTCACAGCGATGCTGGCCGTTTCGGTAGTAGTCGCTCCTGGGACTGCCTCCCTGCCCTATCCACAACTTATCGGCTCAGCAGGCATGAGCTTTCATGGCGTGCATGCTGGTGCCTGGACCGAGGTGGACACCAGCCAGGATGCCAATGTTACCGAAGACGTAGCGCCGGCCTTAATCGAGGAGCTTAGGAGCGACTTCAAGTTGTCAGATAGCTCCATCGCGCAGATCTTCAACGTGTCTCGTCAGACCGTGTACAATTGGCGGACTGGAAAAACCGCCACTGGTTTTCCCGAGAGGCTTGCGGCTTTAACTGAGGCGTTGCGCCAAGTTAACGCCGAAGAAGCGCAGTATCTGCATCGGGTGCTTTTCTATCCAACCGCCGATGGCCGCCTGATTCAGGATGCGCTTTCGGATGAAGCGTGGAATCGAAATGGCGCTAAAGGTGTGTACGGAATGGTTGCGGAGTTGGCTGGCAAGGCGCAGCAGCTACGTGATAGGGACCTCAAAACCATCGCCAGGTTAGAAAAATCGGGCGGTTCGAATTTGGTTTGA
- a CDS encoding phosphoethanolamine transferase produces MTPSKSIVHTLLSKWIFAIRNARQKGISTNLLIGLVTFWLLLFANAELWNVLWKLVFKTDEVNWQLAASLPVIVFAWVFTVLSLLSWGRLAKPILCLVLISASFASYFMNAYGIVIDYTMFTNVVETDVAEATELLNWKLGLWVAMVGVLPVYLIARVPLRRKPWAKALVSRFIALSLALLTLSGIALSQYQSYASLLRNNREIRLILVPTNLFAAGHGYLKRQLASPKTLTAIGTDAVVNRQGAARKPRLLVLAVGETARSANFSLNGYSRETNPELEKRNVISFTNVSSCGTATAVSLPCMFLDVGKAQYKDGLAKSREGLLDVLQRAGISVMWTDNNSGCKGVCDRVPNHKAASHADSQLCTSEECKDGVLLTEMQDFIKRQEGDAVLVLHYKGSHGPAYYKRYPSQFKKFAPVCETNELDKCKQEEVVNAYDNSILYTDYVTANLIDILAANTKFDTALMYVSDHGESLGEGGLYLHGLPYAMAPDEQTKVPLVLWMSDSLAKSEKVNVGCLKAQTTSPLSHDNLFHTVLGMMNVQTSSYRSALDFTAPCKPFVGGSYSGL; encoded by the coding sequence ATGACACCTTCCAAATCCATTGTTCACACCCTGTTAAGCAAATGGATCTTTGCTATTCGCAATGCGCGGCAGAAAGGCATCAGTACTAATTTGCTAATCGGCCTGGTGACTTTTTGGTTACTGCTATTCGCGAACGCTGAGCTCTGGAACGTGCTCTGGAAGCTGGTATTCAAAACCGATGAAGTGAACTGGCAGCTAGCGGCTAGCCTCCCAGTCATAGTATTCGCATGGGTGTTTACCGTTCTGAGCTTGCTGTCATGGGGGCGGCTGGCCAAACCCATACTGTGCCTGGTACTGATCAGCGCGTCTTTTGCGAGTTACTTCATGAATGCCTACGGCATCGTGATCGATTACACAATGTTCACCAACGTTGTGGAGACCGACGTCGCTGAGGCAACCGAGCTGCTGAATTGGAAGCTCGGTCTTTGGGTCGCAATGGTTGGGGTGTTGCCCGTCTACCTGATTGCCCGGGTTCCCCTCCGGCGCAAGCCTTGGGCCAAAGCTTTGGTCAGCAGGTTCATTGCTCTGTCGCTCGCTCTGTTGACCTTATCTGGCATCGCGTTGAGTCAGTACCAGTCGTATGCCTCCTTGCTGCGCAACAATCGGGAGATCCGGCTGATTCTGGTACCTACCAACTTGTTTGCGGCTGGCCATGGGTACCTGAAGCGTCAGCTGGCCTCACCTAAAACGCTGACGGCCATTGGTACTGATGCGGTAGTTAATCGACAGGGTGCGGCTCGTAAACCCAGGCTGCTGGTACTGGCAGTAGGAGAGACCGCTCGCTCCGCCAACTTCTCCCTCAACGGCTACTCCCGTGAAACGAATCCGGAACTAGAAAAGCGAAATGTCATTAGCTTCACGAACGTGAGCTCCTGCGGTACCGCTACCGCGGTCTCGCTGCCATGCATGTTCCTGGACGTGGGTAAGGCCCAGTACAAAGATGGCTTGGCCAAGAGCCGAGAAGGGCTGCTCGACGTGCTTCAACGCGCTGGCATCAGTGTCATGTGGACTGACAACAACTCGGGGTGCAAAGGGGTCTGCGACAGGGTTCCCAACCACAAGGCTGCCTCTCACGCGGATTCCCAACTGTGCACCAGCGAGGAGTGTAAGGACGGGGTGCTGCTCACGGAGATGCAAGACTTCATCAAGCGCCAGGAAGGCGATGCTGTCCTGGTGCTCCACTACAAAGGCAGTCACGGCCCGGCCTACTACAAGCGCTACCCCTCGCAATTCAAGAAATTCGCACCGGTGTGCGAGACCAACGAGCTCGACAAATGTAAGCAGGAGGAGGTGGTCAATGCCTACGACAACTCAATCCTCTACACCGATTATGTGACTGCAAATCTCATCGATATCCTGGCGGCCAACACCAAGTTCGACACTGCGCTGATGTACGTTTCGGACCACGGCGAATCGCTGGGGGAGGGTGGGCTCTATCTACACGGGCTGCCTTACGCGATGGCTCCTGACGAGCAAACAAAGGTGCCGTTGGTACTTTGGATGTCTGACTCGCTCGCGAAGAGCGAAAAGGTCAACGTGGGTTGTTTGAAAGCTCAAACCACGTCACCGCTGAGCCACGACAACCTGTTCCACACCGTGCTCGGCATGATGAACGTCCAGACGTCTTCGTATCGCTCAGCGCTGGATTTCACTGCCCCTTGTAAGCCCTTTGTCGGAGGCTCTTATTCTGGCCTCTGA
- a CDS encoding zinc ribbon domain-containing protein → MSFFKNILGGHHGRGNHGGGKHHSGGHGAEQYDRHGRQQGCDGGNQVYDGGRPPTPAPIKDLQGCRQCRTANDPSARFCLNCGTPLSSGCTACGSLLSAGARFCSQCGQATL, encoded by the coding sequence ATGAGCTTTTTCAAAAACATCCTGGGCGGGCACCATGGCCGTGGAAACCACGGTGGAGGCAAGCACCACAGCGGGGGACATGGGGCCGAGCAATATGATCGCCATGGCCGGCAGCAGGGCTGCGACGGCGGTAATCAGGTGTATGACGGCGGGCGCCCTCCCACTCCTGCCCCCATCAAAGATCTGCAGGGCTGCAGGCAGTGCCGGACGGCCAACGATCCGTCAGCACGCTTTTGTCTAAACTGCGGAACACCGCTATCGAGTGGTTGCACCGCCTGCGGCTCGCTGCTGAGTGCAGGAGCAAGATTTTGCAGTCAGTGTGGCCAAGCGACGCTCTAA
- a CDS encoding cation diffusion facilitator family transporter: protein MGSNHDHGSAAVREGHQKKLIMALGLTGSFMIAEVIGAWITGSLALLSDASHMFTDTAALAISLIALQIAKRPADQKRTFGYARLEILASTFNAVLLFLVAMYILYEAYQRFFMPAEIATGAMMWIAIAGLIINLISMRLLASASNESLNVKGAYLEVWSDMLGSLGVIIAALIIRFTGWTWVDTIVAVAIGLWVLPRTWQLLRESLGILMEGVPRGLDVTAIEATILGVDGVTDVHDLHVWAVSSGSNVMTSHVVVRDSADGDAVLAAVVDAVSDAFEIHHCTIQIERAAFHESVPSPSH from the coding sequence GTGGGTTCAAATCATGACCATGGCAGCGCTGCAGTACGCGAGGGGCATCAGAAGAAGCTAATCATGGCGCTCGGCTTGACTGGCAGCTTCATGATTGCAGAAGTGATCGGTGCGTGGATTACCGGCAGCCTGGCGCTGCTGTCGGACGCATCTCACATGTTCACAGATACTGCCGCCTTGGCGATCTCACTGATTGCACTTCAGATAGCCAAGCGGCCGGCGGATCAGAAAAGAACCTTCGGCTATGCGCGCCTGGAAATTCTGGCTTCGACGTTCAACGCCGTGCTGCTCTTCCTGGTGGCGATGTACATCTTGTATGAGGCCTACCAGCGCTTCTTCATGCCGGCGGAGATCGCTACCGGAGCGATGATGTGGATCGCAATCGCCGGCCTGATCATCAACCTAATTTCGATGCGCCTTCTGGCATCTGCGAGCAACGAAAGCCTCAACGTCAAAGGAGCCTACCTCGAAGTTTGGAGCGACATGCTCGGCTCGCTTGGCGTAATCATCGCGGCACTTATCATCCGCTTCACCGGCTGGACCTGGGTCGACACGATTGTCGCTGTGGCGATCGGCCTTTGGGTTCTGCCGCGGACGTGGCAGTTGCTTCGCGAAAGCCTGGGGATCCTCATGGAGGGTGTCCCGAGGGGGCTCGACGTTACGGCAATCGAGGCCACCATCCTCGGAGTAGATGGCGTGACGGACGTTCATGACTTGCACGTGTGGGCTGTCAGCAGTGGCAGTAACGTGATGACGTCGCACGTAGTGGTTCGGGATTCTGCAGATGGGGATGCTGTGTTGGCGGCCGTCGTGGATGCTGTCAGCGATGCATTCGAAATCCATCACTGCACCATCCAGATCGAGCGGGCAGCTTTCCACGAGAGCGTTCCCTCACCCTCGCACTGA
- a CDS encoding DUF3147 family protein, which yields MAWIITKYLLTAGIVILVSELAKRSDKLGGLVAALPLVTVVTLVWLYLENQSMEKISNHAWYTFWYVLPTLPMFIAFPLLLPKLGFWPTLISSILITMASFGGFAILLRRFGIELL from the coding sequence ATGGCCTGGATCATCACGAAGTACCTACTCACTGCCGGTATAGTGATTCTCGTGTCAGAGCTGGCGAAACGCAGCGACAAGCTGGGCGGCTTGGTCGCCGCCCTACCCTTGGTCACGGTCGTGACGTTGGTCTGGCTCTATTTAGAGAACCAGAGCATGGAGAAGATCTCCAACCATGCTTGGTACACGTTCTGGTACGTGCTTCCGACCCTGCCGATGTTTATTGCTTTTCCATTGCTGCTACCTAAGCTCGGCTTTTGGCCGACACTGATCAGCAGCATCCTCATCACAATGGCCAGCTTCGGAGGCTTCGCCATACTGCTGCGCCGGTTCGGCATTGAGCTTCTATGA
- a CDS encoding DUF2790 domain-containing protein gives MNTTVSAIAVFMLFTSLTANAQSGMEINKHIERTAREATADYAQRVKKPMPQLEDYAYGMDLDVGKLVYVSPNVRYCGNVRSMMTYEDSKGELHMVRYLVKGECVNSR, from the coding sequence ATGAACACTACTGTATCAGCGATCGCCGTGTTTATGCTCTTTACATCACTAACAGCCAATGCCCAAAGCGGTATGGAGATCAATAAACACATCGAGCGTACTGCTAGAGAGGCTACAGCGGATTATGCTCAACGCGTAAAAAAGCCCATGCCTCAACTAGAAGACTACGCCTATGGCATGGACCTGGACGTTGGTAAGTTGGTGTATGTATCACCCAATGTGCGGTACTGCGGTAATGTAAGAAGCATGATGACCTACGAAGACTCGAAAGGCGAACTGCACATGGTTCGCTACCTGGTGAAGGGCGAGTGTGTTAATAGCCGTTAA
- a CDS encoding heavy metal response regulator transcription factor, which yields MRVLVVEDEIKTAEYLQQGLSESGYVVDIVHNGVDALHLFNTNVYSLVLLDVNLPGIDGWDLLETIRKTSRVRIIMLTARGRINDKLKGLDGGADDYLVKPFEFPELLARIRSLQRRGDELVEKSSLKIADLELDSVRHRVFRGGTRIDLTTKEFALLHLLMSRTGEALTRSQIISLVWDMNFDCDTNVIDVAIRRLRSKIDDPFETKLIHTLRGVGYVFEERA from the coding sequence ATGCGCGTTCTAGTTGTGGAAGACGAAATTAAAACTGCCGAATATCTTCAGCAGGGCCTATCCGAAAGCGGGTATGTCGTAGATATCGTGCACAACGGTGTAGATGCTCTGCACTTGTTCAACACTAATGTCTATTCGTTGGTCCTCCTGGACGTGAACCTCCCGGGTATCGACGGCTGGGACCTGCTGGAAACCATCCGTAAGACCAGCCGGGTCCGCATCATCATGCTGACCGCCCGCGGACGCATCAATGACAAGCTCAAGGGCTTGGACGGCGGCGCGGATGACTACCTTGTGAAGCCATTCGAATTCCCTGAGCTGCTTGCTCGCATCCGTTCGCTGCAACGCCGTGGTGATGAGTTAGTCGAGAAGAGCTCGCTGAAAATTGCCGATCTGGAACTCGACTCCGTCCGCCATCGCGTCTTCCGCGGTGGCACACGCATCGATCTCACCACCAAGGAATTTGCGCTTCTGCACCTGCTCATGAGCCGAACGGGCGAAGCGCTGACTCGCTCTCAGATCATCTCGTTGGTCTGGGATATGAATTTCGATTGCGACACCAATGTCATCGATGTAGCCATCCGGCGCTTGCGCTCGAAGATCGATGACCCGTTTGAAACCAAGCTCATTCACACGCTTCGTGGCGTTGGGTACGTTTTTGAGGAACGCGCATGA